The Narcine bancroftii isolate sNarBan1 chromosome 6, sNarBan1.hap1, whole genome shotgun sequence genome window below encodes:
- the pdyn gene encoding proenkephalin-B, producing the protein MEWSLVVLAFSLGSLCTVHADCARWCSVCDLVLDSSLKPRICTLECEGMLLSSDEWGKCDRELQLYNSDLLGVIDKVLVDPVSEEEAFTGRQHNGFGKHFGGFVNKVEKNRVYAQALAQENAYNKDKNLKRGGFLQMFDERDASESERSSQELETTMENLLAENGDIPPTEELEHNGGFRKVFGFKRSAELTDEENRNVELQKRYGGFMRRIGRPRYKWDNQKRYGGFLRRNFRVSLRSDDAKPNDYSKEALDL; encoded by the exons ATGGAGTGGAGCCTGGTCGTGCTGGCGTTCTCCCTTGGGTCACTTTGCACGGTCCACGCCGATTGCGCCAGGTGGTGCTCAGTTTGCGATCTGGTCCTGGACTCCTCGCTCAAGCCTCGG ATATGCACTCTAGAGTGTGAAGGGATGTTGCTGTCATCTGATGAGTGGGGAAAATGTGACAGGGAACTTCAGTTGTACAACTCTGACCTGTTGGGTGTTATAGACAAAGTCCTTGTTGACCCAGTCAGTGAGGAAGAGGCATTTACTGGGAGACAGCACAATGGCTTTGGAAAACACTTTGGAGGTTTTGTGAATAAAGTGGAAAAGAACAGAGTTTATGCACAAGCCTTGGCCCAAGAAAATGCATATAACAAGGATAAAAATCTAAAACGTGGTGGCTTTCTGCAAATGTTTGATGAGAGGGATGCATCTGAATCTGAGAGGAGCTCACAGGAGCTTGAAACTACAATGGAAAATCTGCTGGCAGAAAATGGTGACATCCCCCCCACTGAAGAGCTGGAACATAATGGAGGGTTCAGGAAAGTCTTTGGCTTCAAAAGAAGCGCAGAGCTAACGGATGAGGAGAACCGAAATGTGGAACTGCAAAAAAGATATGGAGGTTTCATGAGAAGAATTGGTAGACCAAGATATAAATGGGACAACCAGAAAAGATATGGTGGCTTCCTGAGACGCAATTTTCGTGTTTCATTGAGATCAGATGATGCCAAGCCTAATGATTACTCTAAAGAAGCTTTAGACTTATAA